The Hyphomicrobiales bacterium genome includes the window ATGATCCCGGCCCAGCCGGAGGCCAGCACCACGTCCATTTCGCCGGCCGGCGCCGGCACCGATTCAAGATTGACCAGGGCCTGACGCAGCGCCTCGTCGACGTGATGGCGCCAGGACGCGGGATCGATCAGCGCCTTGAAGGAAAGGCGCCCGCCGCCGCCGGAAGTGCCGCTTTCCTGGCGGCCGTTCTTCTCGGCGACGATGGCGACGTTGAGGCGCACAAGCGGGCGCTGGTCGCGGTAGCTCGCCCCGTCGGCGCGCAGAATCTCCACCGACTGAAATTCGCCGGTGAGCGAGACGCTGACTTGGCGCACGCGTTCGTCCCTGGCCCGGGCATAGGCGTCGATCTCGGCCAAGAGCGCCGTCTTGGCGGCGAAATCCGGCGCATCGAGCGGCGAGACATCGGTATACAGCTTCTGGTTGCTTCGCGCCGGCGCCGCAGCGACGACACCGGCATGGTGGCGCTTGACGGCGCTGGCGGCCGCGGCCGCGCGGCGCAGCGCGCTTTCAGAAATCTCGGAGGCGTGCGCGTAGCCGACCGCCTCGCCGGCAACGACCCTGAGGCCGAAGCCCTGGGCCGTGCCGTAGCTTGCCGATTTGAGCCGGCCATTGTCGAAGACGAGCCCTTCGCTTTTGCGCAATTCCAGGAACAATTCGCCGTCGTCGCCGCCGTCGACCGCCTCGGCGAGCACCGCCTGGGCACGCCCGCGGTCGACCGCGTTAGCGCCCAGAAGATCGAACTGCGGCTGCGCCCTGTCGCCCATGGCCTTGTCAGCGAAGCTGCTCGAAACCGCCGGAGAAGCCCTTCAGCGTTACCGGAATGCCGACGCCCTGCTCGGGCGTTTTGAACACGATGAAGGTGGCGGTGGTACCAGCCCTGAGCTTGGCGATCAAATCGTCCTGCATGATGACCTCGGCGATGCAACCATTGGCAAGGCAGCGCACGAAGCCGGCGCGGCCGACATCGACATCGTCAATCTTCAGCCCAAGACCGGAAGGCAGCAGC containing:
- the tldD gene encoding metalloprotease TldD: MGDRAQPQFDLLGANAVDRGRAQAVLAEAVDGGDDGELFLELRKSEGLVFDNGRLKSASYGTAQGFGLRVVAGEAVGYAHASEISESALRRAAAAASAVKRHHAGVVAAAPARSNQKLYTDVSPLDAPDFAAKTALLAEIDAYARARDERVRQVSVSLTGEFQSVEILRADGASYRDQRPLVRLNVAIVAEKNGRQESGTSGGGGRLSFKALIDPASWRHHVDEALRQALVNLESVPAPAGEMDVVLASGWAGIILHEAVGHGLEGDFNRKKTSAFSGLLGERVAAAGVSVVDDGSIADRRGSLSIDDEGTPTGTTVLIEDGILVGYMQDRQNARLMGMTATGNGRRQSYAHVPMPRMTNTYMRAGDKDPEEIIASVKNGIHAVNFGGGQVDIVSGKFVFSCTEAYKIENGRLGPPLKGATLIGNGPDALTRVAMVGNDMKLDPGVGTCGKAGQGVPVGVGQPTVRIDRLTVGGTG